agtttgtgattatttagattaaagaatttattttttaaaacttaatacactattttttaaataaaatgattGTTTGATAGTGTCTTATAATATACTTCCTTTTGAGATCAGTTATTCTTCTTTAGCTTTTCaattttgaagtttttgttttaattaaaacaaagaaTTATGTTATGCACCACAGGGTCTGATAAACAACCTAATCACGCTCGGCCTGGGACGGGAAGCTGCATTTTCTGCTGCTGTTTTGGGTGACAATGCTCTAATGGAGAAAGCATGGCAGGATACTGGAATGCTGGCAGAGGCTGTTCTTCATGCTCATGTATGATCAGTTAGTTATGTACAACTAGTTTCCCACTCTATTTAGCATTTCTAGTCTGATCTTGTTGTTTTCAGGCACATGGACGTCCAACTCTGAAGAATTTGGTTCAGGCCTGGAACCAAGTTCTACAGAGAGAGGTTGAGCCTACTCCGTCACAAAAAACCGATGCTACAGCTGCATTTTTAGCTTCTCTTGAGGAGCCTAAGCTTACGAGTTTGGCAGATGCAGGGAAGAAACCACCTATTGAAATCCTACCTCCGGGGATGATGTCACTTAACGCACCTATCTCCCTTCAGAAAAAACCAGCTTCTGCTGCTCAGAATTCCCAACCACAACCAGGCAAGCCATTGGCACTGGAAGCACCTCCTACAACCACAGCAGCGCCGGACAGTTCCGCGCCGCAGCCCGAGTCTGCATCTGCACCTGCACCTGCACCTGTTAGTGATCCACCTCCATCAGACTCCACGCCAACTCCTGAGGCTGCTCCACCTGAATCAACTTCCGGGGAAACCTCTGTAGATAATGGAGTTCCTGCCCCAACATCAGTGAGTGACGAAAATCCAAATAATGGGGAAACTGTTCAGGCAGAGCCTACAAGCGATCCAGCACCTCCTGAGGCCCCGTCACCAGTAGCAGAGGTTTCAGAGACTAATACTCCAAATCCAACTACAGTGCCTGCAAGTGGCGACCCGTTCATATGATTGGTATACCTCCGCACTGTTGACGTAAATGAATTTATTTACAATTCAAGATTTATTTACATTTGTAAAGAAATCAATTTAGATATAAAGGAAATCTAGTATATTAGTTAGTAACAAGTGTAACTCTGGTACAATAGTACCTAGCAGATGTGTTTTCCtattttttttctcaattttccAAGGTGATGTCTTTTCTCATATTGTTGTGATTGTGTAATATCCGGACACATGAGTGCGGCTTTTTTTAATTCCTACTCAATTGTTTTTGGCTGTATAAATTTTCTGATTCTCTAAAACTGTACAAGTTAAAGGCCAGTCTCTAATTTGTAAAGAGTTTGTGGTTGCATATACAATTATACCTAGCTGCAATCTTTTCTTGTCGTGTTCTTTTTAGCCATTCATAGCTGGACATGAGAGCTGGTTTCTTTATTTGAGAGATCAAGTGATATTTGGATATCTCCTATTCTCCTGGCTAATGGCTTTCTTCTGTATTTGTATTGATGGCTCTGATGTATATCTATCTCCACCATATATTTACGGGGAATTTCTCAATGCaacttatatattattaaaacacCTCGTAAAAATATAATAGTCCCTAGGTTTTGGAGATGACGCACCAAAAACAgatataattcatttatttttaagatACGTCCTAAATTTATGATTAAatttatttcgaaaatgcattttcaaaattttttcagAAATGTATTTCTAAAactattgaaaataatacatttgGTTAATAAGTAGTACAACCTGATTtttctcaaacaaaaaaaaaagataagtaTCCAACAAGAAAATTACTCTATGCctataaatataaaattgattATAGGAAGCAACTAAACAAGCATTATATTGTAAAATAAATCTATTTTAGTTAGTAGTGACTATAGTAACAGCGAAGAAAATGACCACTTAATCACCGTCTCCTGCCGGTAGTCTTGgccacttttttttttattcattcagcagatttttgaaattattaaaaaaaaatattatagatGGTTATTTCTGTCCATAAATATTGGAGTTACAACTCATTAtatttttaagggttaaatatacgattCCCCTATGTCATTAGCGCGACTTTTGGTTTTtcccgaagtattttttttgtgattcatTCCTTATAAAACAAAGATTCTATCTTCAGTGACCCCTATTCCTGGTATAAAATCTTAAAAAACTTAAGGCTTAATAACACTTTTCGTCCTCGTATTTTGATCAACTCACGAATCTGGTccttcatttttaaaacaaaacaaagtaGTCGTTGTACTTGCCTAAAGTATGTAAAACTGATCCTAACCCCCATTTCCACTAAAAAAGCTGATGTGGTCAGATGTTTAATGAAGTGGCATTGCATATGtggaaatttaaattattaattcattaaaataattgattgtaattaatttattaattcacAAGTAAAATATCAACCCTAATCTCCTCAAATAGAATCAGTGTGCTAGTGTTCCTCGTCTGACCCTTCTTGTTCCCAGTCTCTCTTGTTCTCGTCTCTGTGCTTATTCCATCTTCCATCAAGGACAACAATGGCTGCGAAAGGAAATGCAAAGTACTGTTTCAGGTATGtgtagggtttttcttgtttgtgCTATGTgtttagggtttttcttgttcGTATTTTGTGCttaggttttttttgttttgtttgtgatATGCGTAGGCCAAGTGAACCCCAGAGGTTGAGGCTACGTATCAACCATGGGGGTAGATTTATCTTCTTCCCTGTCAAATTGAATGTTGAGGGTCTAGTTTATGAGATGGATGAAGCGTTTGATGTTGATTTTACGAACTATAAAGACTTTAGAGCAGGAGTGCTACATCTTGGATATGCCAACTTCAAGTGTTTGTGGTACCAGCATCAAAAGCTATCATTTCAGACTGGACTTAAGCCTATAAACACTGATGGTGATATCTTAGAGTTAATTCCAGATGCAAAAGGGTATAATGAGTAGACATTTTTGTTGAACATGTAGTTGATATTCCTGATATAGTTGAAGTTGGTGATGAAGGACCGTTGGGGGATGAGATTAGGGATGAAGAAGTTGAAGAAGTTGTTATGGAGGAGGTTAGGACTGAAGGTGTCAGGGATGAAGGGGTTAGGGATGAAGGGGTTAGGGATGAAGCTGATAATGAGGGGGTTAGGGATAAAGCTGATAATGAGGGGGTTAGGGATGATGCTGATAATGAGGGGGTTAGGGATGATGCTGATAATCAGGATGGTTATGTTAGTGAAGAAGATGAGGACTATGTTGCAAgtgatgaagaaagtgaagatGACTCTTATATAGGTGTTGATGGAGCAGAATGGGATTGGACAAGTGAAATACCTGTTGGGGGTGGAAGCATGAATGAAACACAAACTATTGATGAAGAGTCTGACCAAGATGAAAGTAACTTACACACTCCTGTTGAGAGTGATGATGAAATTGTTCAGAAAAAGGAATTTTCTTACTTTCAAAGTTCCTGAAAATGATGAAGCTGTTAGGTTTGAGATTGGTATGCAGTTTACTTCAAAGGAAAAAGTCATGGATGCTGTCAGGGATCATGCTATGGAAACAAAGACAAATTTATGGTTCTACAAAAATGATGCTATTAGGGTTATTGTGAAATGTCAAACAAAATGTCTATATCATATGTTGGTTGCTAAAAGGAGTGCAAGTAAGTACTGGCAAATCACAAGTTTGACTAAGGATCATGAGTGTGTTAGATCAGCTGGGAATAAACAAGCTAAAACTAAGTGGCTAGCAAAGAAGTTCATACCTTTGATTAGGCACACCCCTCAAATCAAATCTAGTGGATTGGTTGATGAGGCATTTCAGGGGTGGAAGGTTAAGCTCAATCATTTTCAAGCATATAGGGAAAAGAATAGAGCATTAGAGTTGATAGAAGGTGCTAGTAGTGAGCAATATGCACACTTAAGGAGCTATGCTGAAGAGTTGAGAAGGTCAAATCCTAACAGCACAGTCATAATCAAATGTCGGACATCTGAAATAGGTCTTGTCTTTGAAAGGATTTATATTTTCCTAGAGGCTTGTAAGGTTGCTTTTGCTCAACTTGTAGACCATTAATTGGATTAGATGCTTGCTTTTTGAAAGGAGAACATGGTGGTCAGCTAATAGCAGCTGTAGGTAAGGATGGAAACAACCAAATGACACCTATTGCCTATGCTgtgatggaatctgaaacaagagATTCTTGGAAGTGGTTTGTTGAACTATTATTGGAAGATCTTAATCAACTTATCCCTAGACAACATTCATTTACTTTTGACCATCAAAAGGTATGTATTTCTTGTCTTCATATTTTTGTATGTAACTAAAAGTATGTATTTCAATACTTAACTGTTTGTATGTATATGTTTGTTATGTCAGGGACTTGTGGAGGTAATTAAAGGGCTAGGTGATAATGTGGAACATAGGTTGTGTGTGAAGCATCTCTATGGTAATTGGAATAAAAGATTCCCAGGAGCTGATATGAAGGAACTATTGTGGACAACTGCAAGAGCAACAACTGTACCAGATTGGAACCATGCTATGAagagaataaaaatcaaaaatgcAGATGCTTACACTGAAATGGCTAAGGTTCAACCACAACAATGGACAAGATCAACTTTTAGCACTTACACTCAATGTGATCTGC
The Vicia villosa cultivar HV-30 ecotype Madison, WI linkage group LG6, Vvil1.0, whole genome shotgun sequence genome window above contains:
- the LOC131614983 gene encoding pre-rRNA-processing protein ESF2-like — translated: MQKVEVGDEGPLGDEIRDEEVEEVVMEEVRTEGVRDEGVRDEGVRDEADNEGVRDKADNEGVRDDADNEGVRDDADNQDGYVSEEDEDYVASDEESEDDSYIGVDGAEWDWTSEIPVGGGSMNETQTIDEESDQDESNLHTPVESDDEIVQKKEFSYFQSS
- the LOC131614984 gene encoding uncharacterized protein LOC131614984 produces the protein MDAVRDHAMETKTNLWFYKNDAIRVIVKCQTKCLYHMLVAKRSASKYWQITSLTKDHECVRSAGNKQAKTKWLAKKFIPLIRHTPQIKSSGLVDEAFQGWKVKLNHFQAYREKNRALELIEGASSEQYAHLRSYAEELRRPLIGLDACFLKGEHGGQLIAAVGKDGNNQMTPIAYAVMESETRDSWKWFVELLLEDLNQLIPRQHSFTFDHQKGLVEVIKGLGDNVEHRLCVKHLYGNWNKRFPGADMKELLCLH